From Eriocheir sinensis breed Jianghai 21 chromosome 19, ASM2467909v1, whole genome shotgun sequence:
ctaaaGATGACTAAGGTTATTTTTTGTTGGTCTTTACAAATGTCTCTTATCACACCTGTCCACAAAGGCGCCCAGGTGTGTGGTGACCCAATTAAATAAGGTGCTGgggtacaggtgagagagagagagagagagagagagagagagagagagagagagagagagagagagagagagagagagagagagagagagagtaaatgaaatgaaaacgtgaatgaaataagaaatgaatgaaggaaaagaagaacaaaaaaaaagaaaataagaaaaaataggaaaagaattagaagaagtaaaacagaataagaataagaatacaataagaaaaaaatgatgagccAAAtcgcaaaaaaataatgaaatagaaaaaaacaataaatgaagatgcataaagaagaaaaaaacctacaaaaagtaaagtaaaaaataatataaataggaAAGCATTTAAAACAAAGTATACAGATGaaaacaaaaattatatataactaAAAGAACTAAAGATTATAATTAAcaacgaaaaaataataatgttaaaaCGAGTCATTAAGTTAAAAATTACAGGTGtgaacttaaaagaaaaaaaaaagccataagTTGAGTAATTTAGTTCATAATATTTAGGTAAAGGATTTCCTgtctatcattttctctctctctctctctctctctctctctctctctctctctctctctctctctctctctctctcactttctcctcgcTAAGAAACACGAAGATGACTGGAGGATATCAACATGTGGGACGCCCTTTGATcctgtctgaggaggaggaggaggaggaggaggaggaggaggaggaggaggaggaggagggggaagggcagaacaagaggaggaaaaatctggccaaaaataataacaataagtaatACCAAATTTACTAAAGGGAGGACTAAAAACATAGGATAGAGGAGAAAGTTGGATAAgtaagtctttttcttcttcttttccttcttcttttccttcttctttttcttctttttctgctgcttttcttcttacttttccttcttttttttctgctgcttttcttcttcttccttctcctttttcgtcttcttttcttcttcttcttctttttctgctgcttttcttcttctttcgtctccttctttttcgtattcttcttcttcttcttcttcttcctctccttctttctcctcctcctcttcttcttgcatcACTTTCCGTATATctgtaattttcctcctcctcctcctccacttctcctcctcctcctcctcctcctcctcctcctcctctaattcttaATTCTCTCGTTTCTCCTTCAAGTCCTTCACcgtctttactttccttcattctctttcctcctcctcctcctcctcctcctccttctccacattcgTCTCAGATGGCTCGGAAAATGAACCATCGGAGCTGTTTCGGTTCGCTCATCTCGCTGTTTCGGATTCCGGCTTCACTGATTCGGAAGGGCGGGAATCGAAGCGAGTAATTTTTCatcgttttattttttatctttttaacttttcttctttttgtaatggtgacgatgataatgatgatggaatggattgaggaagaggaggaagaggagatgggaatgggaggaagaggaggaagttatggaagaggaagaggtggaggaggaaaataaggagaaaaatgaggaagagaagaaataaaagggaagaagaaaaggagagagaataaggaaagaaatagacaaatatgatactactactattacaattactactactactactactactactactactaccactactactaccactactattactaatgtATTACTACCTCATTAAAAtgcaatgaagacaaaaaaatagatcTCTTAAGACACGCAAAATAATAATGGATGAAAAAGGTGAAGaatatgatgatgaggaagatgatgatgatgaaggtgataaCGAAGAGGCGATAATAATGACCAGTGCAAAAAATgatgggaaaaagaagatatcgttgtagaagaaaaagaaaaaaaagcgtaaaaaatatgaagaaaaaaaaggacatagGAAAAAGTATTAAATTATTTTCCTTACAtcgttaaagaagaaaaaaaagcgtaaaaaatatgaagaaaaaaaaggacatagGAAAAAGTATTAGATTATTTTCCTTACAtcgttaaagaagaaaaaaaaccgtaaaaaatatgaagaaaaaaaagaaggacatAGGAAAAAGTATTAGAGCATTTTCCTTACattgttaaagaagaaaaaaacgtaaaaaatatgaagaaaaataagaagaaaatagaaaaaaagatactgAGGCGttttccttagttttttttttcttgtaggtTTCAATagcaatcactaccaccaccaccaccaccaccaccaccaccaccacctccaaaaaATTCGCACGCCAGGTGGGCAAACTAATTAGGCGAATATTAACCTTTACCTGTTCTTTCATCCTCCAGGtaactcactttctctctctctctctctctctctctctctctctctctctctctctctctctctctctctctctctctctctctctctctctctctcaagtgttaTTCGAAAAGTTTAAATTCTTTATCCTCGtattcctcctcattatcttctctcctgcacttcttcttcttcttcttcttcttcttcttcctccctcccttcctccctcctcctcctccacctccttctcgttctccttctcattctctttcttgttcttctttcactCACCTTGCCCTAAACTGTTTAATTAAAATcacatctactctctctctctctctctctctctctctctctctctctctctctctctctctctctctctctctctctctctctctttattgattattcttattcttatttattcttatttattcattattctcattcttatttattcttatttatcttattctctctctctctctctctctctctctctctctctctctctctctctctctctctctctctcagcgattaattatttcattcattattctcattttctttcttatttttcttattattattattatcatttatttttcatttttactatcaTAAGAGGGTAAGAACGCGGTCGGTGGGTCAGTAAAGGCTGCTCCTGTAAACCTGACCCCGCCGCCTTCACGAACTGTCCAAGGTTAGGTGAGTTCATGGCAAGCGAGGACAGGTGGGGTGAGGTGTCCAGGGGCAGCCTTGTACAGAcccaccgacctcttgcagactcatatgtttcctcattttatttttcaagaggaatgtatcaagacacctctcctctcgaaattgacctcgcttttggccgctcattatttttgtctttgtgggaacagtgattagcgtttttttttttttttacacctattttgttgcccttgagcggttTCTTTAGCTGTGAAAAAAACTTTGTAACAACGCTCATTGCTTTTGTCtctgtgggagcagcgattagcgggcttttttttttagaccttttttgttgccctggaGCTGTTTCTTGAGCTGTAAAAAATAAAGCTTTGTAATAacgataaagaaataataataataagaatatgggctttttttttctttcctttttttttgccttagaGCTGTTTCTTGAGCTGTAAAAAATAAAGCTTTGTAATAacgataaagaaataataataggaagaatatgggcttttttttcctttccttttttttttgtccttgagctgtttcttgagctttaaaaaaaataaagctttgTAATAacgataaagaaataataataataataagaatatgggcttttttttcctttcctttttttgttgcccttgagctgtttcttgagctgtaaaaaaaagctTTGTAATAacgataaagaaataataataataagaatatgggcatttttttcctttcctttttttttttgtccttgagctgtttcttgaGCTGTAAAAATAAAGCTTTGTAATAacgataaagaaataataataataagaatatgggcttattttccattattgtttccttttttttttttttttgcctttgagctgtttatttttttgctgtagaagataaaaaaataaactaataataatGGATATGCTTGTACATCACCcgactaaatatatatataaaaaaaaaaccattcaTAATTTGATTCTTAAGACatcgatattttttttgttttttcttttattggcgATTTTGTATGTAGATGTTTGGATtacgtgaaataaaaaaaaacgtataaaattgatcacacacacacacacacacacacacacacacacacacacacacacacacacgtacacaccttTTCTATGACATTTAGGGACAAAAGGGGGGCCATTTaagtcagtctcctcctcctctttcacctcctcctcctcctcctcctcctcctcctcgtcctcctctttcacctcctcctcctcctcctcctctaactttccttcctcttcctcttataaaAGCCACACAGCGTTTCGGCTCCTCACACTTACCTGGAACCGACTTCAGGTGAGTCTAattagtgacacacacacacacacacacacacacacacacacacacacacacagctcttgtTCTCTTTCCCTGTGATAACTTCTCTACATAACGAAAgtggtaaacaaaaaaaaaaagaagaaaagtccgggaagaaaagaataaagaacaaaaggaagaagaaaaggaagaaaaacaaagaagaaaagttaaaatcagaggaaaatgaagcaaaaagagaaaacggaaagttGATTAGCGAAATACAAGAAGTGAAAATgatgcaggaagaagaagaaggaagaggagcaaggaagagaaggcagaggaagaaaaaaaaagtcaaaagtcaaaaaatgaaaatgaaaaatgaggaaaaaaaataaaagtgaaaatatatatataaaaaaaggaagataagcaagaaagaaaaggaagaaaggaagaggaagagagggcccCCAGGTGTTTCCGGACCCAGACAGGTGTTCCGAGGTGTCAGGTGTAAGTTATCAGTGATCTAATTAGCTTCGGCAGGTGTGGGAGACAAGAAAACGACAGGTAGAGACAGGATCAGATTCCAATAGTATTTcctcttgcttttttctttttctttattcctttttgtcTTGACCTTCTTGATTGTGTTGCccatttttctttgccttttatttctctttcttttccttccttattagattatgaaggaaggaagaatggaaaaatgcGAGAAGGTATGACAGAATAAAACAGAGAAttggaataaatgaaagaaaatagataattgGAGTGTTGACGAAAgacgggagagagaaagggaaaaaaagaaagagggtggGAAGTGAGAAATGACAAGAActgaaatgggaaaagaagaaatgataagaaCGTTGATAAAGGAGTgtcaaggaagagaagatgatagaaatatggaagaaaggaaaatggaaaatgaaaaaaagatagaagatacAAAACTACATATACTAAGACATTTTCAAATCACTTACCGACTTCAGATAAAATTAaaatacatacctacatacacatacataaattACATACATCCAGGCATACATATATTCACCTATACACATCTACagatattcattcatacacataaACAAAGAAACGGATGAAAACAGAAATATCAACATAGGAAGACATCTTTAAATCACTCATTGACTTCTGATActaataaaatacatacatacatacatacacacacacatacattacaTACATTCAGGCATACATACAAGAATACGATactgatacatacatacaaacatacatacacacacataaattaCATACATCCAGGCATACATATACTCACCTATACACACCTACagatattcattcatacacacaagcATTCATCTATACATTCAATCATACATTCACTCACATATTCCCGCTGACGTCTCCCAATTTCGCGTtcaatttaaatatttcatccaCGCACAATGCTCCATTTTTCCCAATTCTCCGTAAATATTTAAATGGTCCGCACTTTTCctacattccctctctctctctctctctctctctctctctctctctctctctctctctctctctctctctctctctctctcgtggactgTTTaacctgtctttttcttcttcttttttactttttttttcttctgcgtcAAAGGTGCATTTTAAAGATACAGAGgactgacttctctctctctctctttctctctctctctctctctctctctctctctctctctcttgttcaaaCACGATTTTTCTGCGTTATCTcaatgtgaagagagagaagatcgatgtctttctatctataagaaccgaaagaaaacgggaggaggttgtatgtctgtttttacgcgcgtgtgtgtgtgtgtgtgtgtgtgtgtgtgtgtgtgtgtgtgtgtgtgtgtgtgtgtgtgttttgccacgGTATTGCAGTTTGTATTACTCTCGTTTGCAATgtttgtttttttaatcttttctctttctctttccttcatactttctattatttattttccagagtttgtatattatttgttttctgttccttctttttccttctctatcttttctttattcactcttgcttttctcccattctctttttctttcctttctccttctccttctcttcctttcctttcactttcattctgTTATTTTCATctgttctttttaattttctgatCCGTCTTCTccaagttatttttttcctcctcattctcttctcttatctctttccttttcctcatatttacttttattccACTGGTTCGCGTTTTTCCtttaaattttcctcctcttctttattcttattttttctttgtttctactCCTCCtaattccttctcattctcttccattatttcttttatctctctccttttcctcttattcttattcctatgaTTCGCGTTTTTCTctaaattcttcctcttcttctttattcttatccttttcttcttctttttttcactccttctcctccattttatctcattctttctttgttttattttatgacttttttttttgcctcttattttttcctagttgctatcatcctcgtcctcctctttttcctgttctccaCTTTGTCCATATTTTCCACCTcttactcttccctctcttccacttttcctcttttccttactttcttcccttgaactcctcctccccctcttttcctgTACTCCACTTTGTCCactttttccacctctttctcttccctctcttccacttttcctcttttccctactttcttcccttgaactcctcctcctcctcctcctcctcttccagccttTTACCACTCTTTTATTATCAATATTAGGACAAAGTTCCACCATTTCTGTTTCGTCCTGGAATTGATGTCCGTTTAACTTTGTATTGATGTCACAGTTTATTGGCTGATCTTAGGGAGACAGACGGTATTAGTTATTTTGTGTTCTTTCAGTGTCTTTCTATGtcccttttgtttctttcatatctttgtgtagttctatttttcttcttgtaaCTGCTTCgtatgttcttcctttcttctccttctttttcttttgtttgatcaGCTTCTTTTTATGTCATTCTGTTTCTTTTGTATCTctgtgtatttctctttttcttcttgtagttttcttctccttcttcttcttccttttttatctaattttatcACTATCTTTCTAAGTCGTTTtgtttctttcatatctttgtttatttttattttttcttgtaactttcttcttcttcttcatcatcatcatcatcatcatcatcatcatcatcatcatcatcttcttcttcctattatttttcttatcaaaACGACAACGACAACTTCTACTAATGTTTTGAGTTGCTTGttcgtctcattttcttttatttgtgaAGCTGTAATGCTGTTTTTTTTCAGatgttttctttctgtcattGTATTCTAGTGTTTTCATCTCTATTTACAATTAAGgcatattactattatcatcattacaacAGCAAcaatgactactactattactactcttactactactataacaacaactacaattACTACTCTCGTTTCAGatgctgttgctgctactactaggcgttgtgtggggggtgggggtgaggggaagcCACCAGCActtcccactcctccccctccctctcccctcctcatacAAGACCGCCCCAATCCCGACCAAAGGAGGATACGGAGGATTCGAACCCATAACCTACGAGCCTGAACCTCTTCCCCCAACCTACAACCTCGCTGATGAACCTTACAACTCGAAGAGCAAGAATCACAATCTCGCCTCTATTAGTTTCAATCCTCTATCCAATGTGTATGATCCCCCTTTTGATTCTAAGTCTTCTAGTGATTATGATTCTACAGAGAGGAACCTTAACATCCCTTTTATAAGTTTCAACCCTCTGTCCAATGTGTATGATCCCCCTTTTGATTCAAAGTCTTCTAGTGATTATGATTCTACAGAGAGGAACCTTAACACCCCTTTTATAAGTTTCAACTCTCCCTCTATTAGTTTCAACCCTCTGTCCAATGTGTATGATCCCCCTTTCGATTCTAAGTCTTCTAGTGATTATGATTCGACAGAGGGGAACCTTAACACCCCTTTTATAAGCTTCAACCCTCTGTCCAATGTTTATGATCCCCCTTTTGATTCTAAGTCTTCTAGTGATTATGATTCTACAGAGAGGAACCTTAACCCCCCTTCTATAAGCTTCAATCCTCCCTCTATTAGTTTCAACCCTCTGTCCAATGTTTATGATCCTCCTTCTGATTCAAAGTCTTCTAGTGATTATGATTCTATAGAGAGGAACCTTAACCCCCTTTCTATAAGCTTCAATCCTCTCTCTATCAGTTCCAATCCTTTATCCAATGTTTACGATTCCCCTCCTATTGATTTCACGTCTTCCGGTGCGAGCCATGACCCAGAGAGTATCTTTAAGACATCTTCAGGAGGTTCCAATCCCCCGTCCGATGGTTACGAGATTTATGTCGTTCATGATTCTCAAGATGATGATGTCGACCTCAACAAAAATGACTTCATCTCTTCCGTCATTGAGATGGGTTTGTCTTTTGGTGGTTATGAGGGTACTGATAATAACAGCCCACCTGCTAATGAGTACGGTACACCTGGGATTGATTACAGAACACCTGGTGACGATTACAACCTTTCATCTGAGGAATACATACCCACAAGTGACCACAGCATCCCGTCCAATGATAATGTAATTCAGTCTTATGAAGTGCCACAGTCTACCAAATCCAGTACAAGATCCCAAAATCACAACCCAGAACCCAATGACTACAACCATTTTTCCTACGACCACAGCATCGAGTCAACCCACAACCTTCAACCTGAGATACACACCCACCaatcaaaaaacaacaacaataacaaccatcATTCAACCGACTACAACCAAGGACCTAGGAACTTCAAGCCACAACCAAACCCTTACAACCCATCTTCCATTGGTCATAATCTCTGGTCTAGGAATCATAACCATCAACCCATAAGCTACAACCCAGAATCCAACGCCAACAGTCACCAAACTATGAACTACAACCAACAACCCAACGATTATACGCCTCAGTCTAGCAACCGCGACCGTCGTCCTAACAACCACAACCTCCATTCGACCAGTCAAAACCTTCAACTCAAGAATTACATCATCCAGTCAAGTAGTCACGACCACAGCCAAGAATCTATCAGCCACGAACCAAAGAACCACAACCAACAGTCCAACAACCATAACCTTCATTCAACTAACAACAGTCCCCAGTCCACCAGAAACCAGAACCTCCAGCACAAGAATAATTCCCTTCACGACTCCACTCACAACGCAAGACCTAAGAATCGGGCCTCAACTAGTAGTAAAGGCCCTAGAATCGTTATTATCGATACCCGACGACCGAAGAATCTCAGCCTCACTAATAGCCAAGGACCTCAATTCGTCCCTATCACTACCCGAAGACCTAAGAATCCCATCCCTACTAATAGGCAAGGGCCTCAATTCGTTCGTATCAACTCCCAGAGACTTAATAACCCAACCCTAACTGAAAACAAAGGTCCTCAAATTCACCCTATCAATACCCCAAAACTCAAGAACCAGAGACCAACTACCAACCAAGGCCCTAGATTCACCCCTATCAGCTCTCCAAGCCTTCAGAACCCTGGACCAACTAACACACAACGTCCTAGATTCAGTCCTATCAATACCCCAAGCCTCAAGAACCCAAGACCAACTACCAACCCAGGCTTTCCATTCACCCCAATCAACCCCACCTTCAAGTACGTCCCCATTGCAAACCCCAAACACCAAGTCATCAACACGGACTACAGTAGCATCGGTGGTGGCGGTCCATCTACCACAGCCTACAGT
This genomic window contains:
- the LOC127000991 gene encoding GATA zinc finger domain-containing protein 14-like, translating into MGLSFGGYEGTDNNSPPANEYGTPGIDYRTPGDDYNLSSEEYIPTSDHSIPSNDNVIQSYEVPQSTKSSTRSQNHNPEPNDYNHFSYDHSIESTHNLQPEIHTHQSKNNNNNNHHSTDYNQGPRNFKPQPNPYNPSSIGHNLWSRNHNHQPISYNPESNANSHQTMNYNQQPNDYTPQSSNRDRRPNNHNLHSTSQNLQLKNYIIQSSSHDHSQESISHEPKNHNQQSNNHNLHSTNNSPQSTRNQNLQHKNNSLHDSTHNARPKNRASTSSKGPRIVIIDTRRPKNLSLTNSQGPQFVPITTRRPKNPIPTNRQGPQFVRINSQRLNNPTLTENKGPQIHPINTPKLKNQRPTTNQGPRFTPISSPSLQNPGPTNTQRPRFSPINTPSLKNPRPTTNPGFPFTPINPTFKYVPIANPKHQVINTDYSSIGGGGPSTTAYSFPISQGRGSRATGYSSALMTTGSKKPNFRFRKADITSLRSYKDYRTPTAKAPTSFHLYDSHKTKEPCRNDQRKINNDLQQKTGDDIHTTLWQRPIIFTVTFQASSHHYDPHKTKQPCRLPPYDLTTP